GCAACGACCAGACAGCGCCGACCGTCCGCCGTCGTGGCCGGAAGGGGCGCGTACTCGACGTTCCCCAGGACCTTCATCCTCCACAGCAGACTGTCGGTCCGCACGGAGTACGCGTGCGTCTCCCCGTCGGCCGTCGTGAACACGAGCTCTTCTCCCGGCGCCGGGTCGAGATCGAGCGCCGCGTAGCCGGACGCCGGCTCACCCGACTCCATGAGGAGCCGTTTGAGGGCCCGGGGGAGCCGCCTTCTCTGAGCGATCCGCCTGTGCTCGGTCCCCCCGAAGACCCTGGATGCGAGCGCTGCTCCGGAATCCCGGTCCAGGAGCAGCAGCGTCCCGTCCAGCGTGCCGACCACCAGGTCGTCATGACCTGCACCGTCGGCGTCGACCGCTGCGGGACAGGTGACCGCCGTGCCGGTCGGCACCATGCCGGACTTGTCGCCGAGCACGGTGCTCCAGACGATGTCCCCCGACGAGCCCAGGGCCACCAGTCGCGTGCGGTGCTGCCGGACGAAGACGCGGGGCCCCTGCCCGGTGTCGCTCAGAACCGACGGCATACGGAAGCCGTCGTCGAACCGCCCCCGGGGTTCCGGGCACGAGACGCGCCAGAGCTCCGAGAGGTCGTCCGAGCGCCGGCAGACGAGCGCGTCGTCGTACGCGCCTCCCGACGTGCAGACGATCTCATCGCGCCCGTCGCCTGTCACGTCACCGACCGCGAGCTCCCCGACCGTCCCTGGAAGCGAGGTCCGCGCCAGCACCTTCCCCGTCAACCCGTCGAGCGCGAGCAGCGTGTCCCCCGACGCCGCGACGACCGCGTCGAGCGGCCCCGGACCGCGGCGCGCCGGCACGGCGGCGGCCCGGGCGTCGAGGCGGCGCCGCCACAGCTCCGTACCGTCGCGTCCGCGGAGCGCCAGAAGCGTCATCGGACGGTTGCGGTCTCCGGCGAGCACGATGAGATCGGTTCGCTCCTCAGATGTCAGGCGGGCCGTCGAGACGTCCCTCGGTCGCCCCGCCTCCGGGGGAAGCCGCCGAGCCCATACAAGGGCCCCTGCC
This sequence is a window from Candidatus Effluviviaceae Genus V sp.. Protein-coding genes within it:
- a CDS encoding PQQ-binding-like beta-propeller repeat protein, with product MNRFSVLLTALLLAANGEAAAEAPGADDVSAGALVWARRLPPEAGRPRDVSTARLTSEERTDLIVLAGDRNRPMTLLALRGRDGTELWRRRLDARAAAVPARRGPGPLDAVVAASGDTLLALDGLTGKVLARTSLPGTVGELAVGDVTGDGRDEIVCTSGGAYDDALVCRRSDDLSELWRVSCPEPRGRFDDGFRMPSVLSDTGQGPRVFVRQHRTRLVALGSSGDIVWSTVLGDKSGMVPTGTAVTCPAAVDADGAGHDDLVVGTLDGTLLLLDRDSGAALASRVFGGTEHRRIAQRRRLPRALKRLLMESGEPASGYAALDLDPAPGEELVFTTADGETHAYSVRTDSLLWRMKVLGNVEYAPLPATTADGRRCLVVATTERIYYLDAATGGELDAAGPVDGCSRLLLGRFAAGAHVQAVLLDSNEGVLSVVGTSLIPVAP